The following are from one region of the Sulfurimicrobium lacus genome:
- a CDS encoding TRAP transporter small permease, which produces MFNRFLNHLEEWLISSFMAAATLVAFAAVVMRYTTGGGISWAQELTIYLFIWMAKFGAAYGVRTGIHIGVDFVVNAANPPIRRILIITAMSLGVTFTGVIAFFGARWVIFIYGTGQVSPDLEWPMWIIYLAIPLGSGLMCYRFIQAMILFLKTGLLHSHTQGMAGAAQEEKEALP; this is translated from the coding sequence ATGTTCAACCGCTTCCTCAACCACCTTGAAGAATGGCTGATCAGCTCCTTCATGGCTGCCGCCACTCTGGTGGCCTTTGCCGCGGTGGTGATGAGATACACCACTGGCGGCGGCATCAGCTGGGCGCAGGAACTCACCATCTACCTATTTATCTGGATGGCGAAATTCGGCGCCGCCTACGGGGTGCGAACCGGAATCCATATCGGCGTGGATTTCGTGGTCAATGCTGCGAACCCGCCGATCAGGCGCATTCTGATCATCACCGCCATGTCGCTGGGCGTGACGTTCACCGGGGTAATCGCTTTTTTCGGCGCGCGCTGGGTCATCTTCATCTACGGCACGGGCCAGGTATCGCCCGACCTCGAATGGCCAATGTGGATCATTTACCTGGCAATCCCTCTCGGCTCAGGCCTGATGTGCTACCGCTTTATTCAGGCCATGATTCTCTTCCTGAAAACCGGCCTTCTCCATAGTCATACCCAAGGCATGGCAGGAGCTGCCCAGGAAGAGAAGGAAGCGTTGCCATGA
- the tilS gene encoding tRNA lysidine(34) synthetase TilS, which produces MLALSGGVDSVVLLDILAGLREQLQFHLSATHVNHQLSPHASDWADFCVACCQDYGVQLEIASVTITPAGDSLEAAARDARHAALARSTADFIVLAHHLDDQVETLLLQMLRGSGVAGASAMAEENRRLLRPLLELPRTALEHYARRHDLAWVEDESNLDTRFDRNFLRHRLLPIVEERFPAYRETLYRASRNFAESAHLQDELARLDGAKAIDAPKLSVTALAHLPPSRARNLLRYYLKQHGIAAPSAIRLEETLHQLLNAKRDAQIKIPFGAFELRRSQDRAWVTPVFPPPPLSLCYPWQGENEVQLPELGGLLTFWPTHGQGISLTRLQQERVTIRVRQGGERLRPDSTRPSRSLKNLFQETGMPPWSRQALPLLYSGENLAAVVGIGIDCRFQAQPGEPGVMLEWNTTGNLDYNRTSR; this is translated from the coding sequence ATGCTGGCATTAAGCGGCGGGGTGGACTCCGTTGTTCTGCTCGACATCCTGGCCGGCCTGCGCGAGCAGCTGCAGTTCCATCTTTCCGCCACGCACGTCAACCATCAGCTCAGTCCCCATGCGAGCGACTGGGCGGATTTCTGCGTCGCGTGCTGCCAGGACTATGGCGTTCAGCTTGAAATCGCCAGCGTCACGATCACCCCTGCCGGCGACAGCCTGGAAGCAGCGGCACGCGACGCACGGCATGCGGCGCTGGCGCGCTCCACTGCAGACTTCATCGTTCTGGCGCATCACCTCGATGACCAGGTCGAAACTCTGTTATTGCAAATGCTGCGCGGCAGTGGCGTGGCGGGCGCAAGCGCCATGGCAGAAGAAAACCGGCGTCTGCTGCGCCCGTTGCTGGAACTTCCGCGCACTGCGCTGGAACACTATGCGCGCCGGCACGATTTGGCCTGGGTGGAAGACGAAAGCAACCTGGACACGCGTTTCGACCGAAATTTCCTGCGCCACCGCCTGCTGCCCATCGTCGAGGAACGCTTCCCCGCCTACCGCGAAACGCTCTATCGCGCCAGTCGCAACTTCGCCGAAAGCGCACATCTGCAGGATGAACTGGCGCGACTGGACGGTGCAAAAGCTATCGACGCCCCAAAGCTGTCCGTCACCGCCCTGGCACATCTGCCCCCTTCCCGCGCCAGAAATCTGCTGCGCTATTACCTGAAGCAGCACGGCATCGCTGCACCCAGCGCCATCCGCCTGGAAGAGACGCTGCACCAGTTGCTTAACGCCAAACGCGATGCCCAGATCAAAATCCCGTTCGGCGCATTCGAACTACGGCGTTCTCAGGATCGCGCCTGGGTCACCCCGGTGTTCCCCCCACCACCACTCTCCTTGTGCTACCCGTGGCAAGGAGAGAACGAAGTCCAGCTCCCGGAATTAGGCGGACTCCTGACGTTCTGGCCGACGCACGGACAAGGCATCAGCCTCACCCGCCTGCAACAAGAGCGCGTCACGATCCGCGTCCGGCAAGGCGGGGAAAGGTTACGGCCGGACAGCACACGCCCGAGCCGCAGCCTGAAAAACCTGTTTCAGGAAACCGGCATGCCGCCCTGGTCGCGCCAAGCGCTGCCTTTGCTATACAGCGGCGAAAACCTGGCTGCGGTGGTGGGGATCGGCATAGATTGCAGGTTCCAGGCACAGCCAGGCGAACCGGGCGTAATGCTGGAATGGAATACAACCGGCAACCTTGATTACAACCGGACATCCCGATAA
- a CDS encoding helix-turn-helix domain-containing protein: protein MKLFEKITNPREIRRKLGMNQQEFWTKIGVTQSGGSRYESGRDMPKPVRELLRLVHMEQVDLSKVKREDFEIVEYMKRAHADLYKSMKKAVRSAHKETGSNVH, encoded by the coding sequence ATGAAACTTTTCGAGAAAATTACTAACCCGCGTGAAATTCGCCGCAAACTCGGCATGAACCAGCAGGAGTTCTGGACCAAGATCGGTGTGACCCAGAGCGGCGGTTCGCGCTATGAAAGCGGGCGCGACATGCCCAAGCCGGTGCGGGAATTGCTGCGCCTGGTGCATATGGAGCAAGTCGATCTCTCCAAAGTGAAGCGTGAGGATTTCGAGATCGTGGAGTACATGAAGCGGGCCCACGCCGACCTTTACAAGAGCATGAAGAAGGCCGTGCGCAGCGCTCACAAGGAAACCGGCAGCAACGTGCACTAA
- a CDS encoding acetyl-CoA carboxylase carboxyltransferase subunit alpha has protein sequence MKTTFLDFEQPIAELEGKIEELSNVQEDSALDLSQEVARLQKKSLSLTKDIYGKLGAWQISQVSRHPQRPYTLDYLQGIFTDFEELHGDRAYADDPAIVGGLARFDGQSVMVIGHQKGRDTKEKIRRNFGMPRPEGYRKALRLMRMAEKFGIPVMTFIDTPGAYPGIGAEERGQSEAIARNLYVMSELRTPIICTIIGEGGSGGALAIGVGDVTLMLQYSSYAVISPEGCASILWKSADKAPLAAETLGITANRLKALGLIDKIVSEPVGGAHRDPDTTMQTLKKALQESMNQIQENPSLDELLKTRYARLMSYGKFNEKAA, from the coding sequence ATGAAAACCACTTTTCTCGATTTCGAACAGCCGATCGCCGAGCTCGAAGGCAAGATCGAAGAACTGAGCAACGTTCAGGAAGACTCCGCGCTCGACCTCTCGCAAGAAGTCGCGCGCTTGCAGAAAAAAAGCCTGAGCCTCACCAAGGACATCTATGGAAAACTTGGTGCCTGGCAGATTTCGCAGGTTTCGCGCCATCCGCAACGCCCTTACACGTTGGACTATCTGCAGGGCATTTTCACCGATTTCGAAGAACTGCATGGCGACCGCGCCTATGCCGACGACCCGGCCATAGTCGGTGGCCTGGCCCGCTTCGACGGGCAGTCGGTCATGGTAATCGGCCACCAGAAGGGGCGCGACACCAAGGAAAAGATCCGCCGTAATTTCGGCATGCCGCGCCCCGAGGGCTACCGCAAGGCACTGCGTCTGATGCGCATGGCGGAAAAATTCGGCATCCCGGTGATGACTTTTATCGACACCCCGGGCGCATATCCCGGCATCGGCGCCGAAGAGCGGGGCCAGTCCGAGGCCATCGCGCGCAATCTTTACGTCATGTCCGAGCTGCGCACCCCCATCATCTGCACCATCATCGGCGAAGGCGGCTCCGGCGGCGCATTGGCGATCGGCGTCGGCGACGTGACCCTGATGCTGCAATATTCAAGCTACGCCGTCATCTCGCCCGAAGGCTGCGCCTCCATCCTGTGGAAGAGCGCGGACAAGGCGCCGCTCGCTGCTGAAACACTCGGGATCACGGCCAACCGGCTCAAAGCGCTGGGACTGATCGACAAGATAGTCAGCGAACCGGTCGGCGGCGCTCATCGCGACCCCGACACGACGATGCAGACGCTTAAAAAGGCGCTGCAGGAAAGCATGAACCAGATTCAGGAAAATCCATCGCTGGACGAACTGCTGAAAACGCGTTATGCGCGGCTGATGAGCTATGGCAAGTTCAATGAAAAAGCGGCCTGA
- a CDS encoding TRAP transporter substrate-binding protein yields the protein MKLGTMLLMVLALSASSMVQAADEIVIKFSHVVAPDTPKGRAAEKFKQLVEERTKGKVKVEVYPNSQLYKDREEMEALQLGAVQMLAPSLSKFRPMGAPEFELFDLPYIFPNYETVHRVMDGDVGKHMFAKLETKGLHGLAFWDNGFKQMSANKPLHTVADFKGLKMRIQSSKVLDAQMKALGANPQVMAFSEVYTALQQGVVDGTENPPDNLYTQKMHEVQKHLTVSDHGFLGYAVIVNKKFWEGLPADIRATLEQAMKEATAFERSIAKAENDEALNKVRAAKTTEVYILPNEERAKWRAALLPVHKEFESSIGKDLIQMSYAIAAQVQKEKVAAK from the coding sequence ATGAAACTAGGCACAATGCTGTTGATGGTTCTGGCCCTGAGCGCAAGCAGTATGGTTCAGGCCGCCGATGAAATCGTGATCAAGTTCAGCCATGTGGTGGCGCCCGACACACCCAAGGGACGCGCGGCGGAAAAATTCAAGCAACTGGTCGAAGAACGCACCAAGGGCAAGGTAAAAGTCGAGGTATACCCCAACAGCCAGCTCTACAAGGACCGCGAAGAAATGGAAGCGCTCCAGCTCGGCGCCGTGCAGATGCTGGCCCCTTCGCTGTCGAAATTCCGTCCCATGGGCGCCCCCGAGTTCGAACTTTTCGACCTGCCCTATATTTTCCCGAATTATGAAACCGTACACCGCGTGATGGACGGCGATGTCGGCAAGCACATGTTTGCAAAGCTCGAAACCAAGGGCCTCCACGGGCTGGCCTTCTGGGATAACGGCTTCAAACAGATGAGCGCCAACAAGCCGCTGCATACCGTCGCCGATTTCAAAGGGCTGAAAATGCGCATTCAGTCCTCCAAGGTACTCGATGCCCAGATGAAAGCCCTGGGTGCAAACCCGCAGGTCATGGCCTTCTCCGAAGTCTACACCGCACTGCAACAGGGCGTGGTGGACGGCACGGAGAACCCCCCCGACAACCTTTACACCCAGAAAATGCACGAAGTGCAGAAGCATCTGACCGTATCCGACCATGGCTTCCTGGGCTACGCCGTGATCGTCAACAAGAAATTCTGGGAAGGACTCCCGGCTGACATTCGCGCCACGCTCGAACAGGCCATGAAGGAAGCCACTGCTTTTGAGCGCAGCATCGCCAAGGCCGAAAACGACGAAGCCCTGAACAAGGTTCGCGCCGCCAAGACCACCGAAGTCTACATTCTCCCCAATGAGGAGCGCGCAAAATGGCGTGCCGCGCTGCTGCCGGTGCACAAGGAATTTGAAAGCTCCATCGGCAAGGACCTGATCCAGATGTCGTATGCGATCGCCGCCCAGGTGCAGAAAGAAAAAGTCGCCGCCAAATAG
- a CDS encoding TRAP transporter large permease gives MTFLLIISILLLLLITSTPISIALGMTVLVFLLGFSSFSFDTVNIISQRLFTGLESFAIMAVPFFVLSGQFLIDGKIASRIIRFANNLVGWMPGGMAMASVLACAFFATISGSSPATVMAIGSVMLPAMVKAGYPKRFGVGVITTSGSLGILIPPSIVMIIYAVATSESAGKLFIAGIVPGALLAIIMMGLVFIQAKRHGFPTQPKPTAKEFWDSLKDAWGGLFLVVIIIGGIYGGIFTPTEAAAVAAVYAFLAAMFFYGDLKWKDVPKVLLKAANTSAMLLYIITNAILFSFLLTSEQIPQAMSSWVLAQNLEPWMFLLVVNLALLAAGQFMEPSSIVLILAPLFLPIAKSLGIDPIHLGIIMVVNMEIGMIHPPVGLNLFVASHLAKMGLTEVSLATLPWVGFMLLYLILITYVPAISLWLPNLLYR, from the coding sequence ATGACCTTCCTTCTAATCATCTCCATCCTGCTATTGCTGCTCATCACCAGCACGCCGATTTCGATCGCGCTGGGCATGACCGTGCTGGTGTTCCTGCTGGGCTTTTCCTCTTTCTCGTTCGATACCGTCAACATCATTTCCCAGCGCCTGTTCACCGGCCTGGAAAGCTTTGCCATCATGGCGGTACCGTTCTTCGTCCTGTCCGGCCAATTCTTGATCGACGGAAAAATCGCCTCACGCATTATCCGTTTCGCTAACAACCTGGTGGGATGGATGCCGGGCGGCATGGCGATGGCGTCGGTGCTGGCGTGCGCATTCTTCGCCACCATCTCCGGCTCCAGTCCGGCCACCGTCATGGCGATCGGCTCGGTAATGCTGCCCGCCATGGTGAAAGCCGGTTATCCGAAACGCTTCGGTGTGGGCGTGATCACCACCTCCGGGTCGCTGGGCATCCTGATACCGCCTTCCATCGTGATGATCATTTATGCCGTCGCCACCTCGGAGAGCGCCGGGAAGCTGTTTATCGCCGGCATCGTCCCCGGCGCCCTACTCGCCATCATCATGATGGGACTGGTGTTCATCCAGGCCAAGCGGCATGGCTTCCCGACCCAGCCCAAGCCGACGGCAAAGGAATTCTGGGACTCACTCAAGGACGCGTGGGGCGGATTGTTCCTCGTGGTGATCATCATCGGCGGCATCTACGGCGGCATTTTCACCCCCACCGAAGCGGCGGCGGTCGCCGCGGTTTATGCGTTCCTTGCCGCCATGTTCTTTTATGGCGACCTGAAGTGGAAAGACGTTCCCAAGGTTCTGCTGAAGGCAGCCAACACCAGCGCGATGCTGCTTTACATCATCACCAACGCCATTCTGTTCTCGTTCCTGCTCACCTCCGAACAGATCCCGCAGGCGATGTCTTCCTGGGTACTGGCACAAAACCTGGAGCCGTGGATGTTCCTGCTGGTGGTGAACCTCGCCCTGCTCGCCGCGGGGCAGTTCATGGAACCCAGTTCCATCGTCCTGATCCTGGCACCACTGTTTCTGCCCATCGCGAAATCATTGGGCATCGACCCCATCCACCTCGGCATCATCATGGTGGTCAACATGGAAATCGGCATGATTCACCCGCCGGTCGGCCTGAACCTGTTTGTTGCCAGCCATCTGGCCAAAATGGGTCTGACTGAGGTTTCACTCGCCACCCTGCCATGGGTTGGTTTCATGTTGCTCTACCTGATCCTGATCACCTACGTGCCGGCCATTTCCCTCTGGCTGCCGAACCTGCTCTACCGCTAA
- a CDS encoding aspartate kinase gives MALIVQKYGGTSVGNPERIKNVARRVARFRGLGHQVVVVVSAMSGETNRLLALAKEIQSTPDPRELDVMVSTGEQVTIALLAMALKDLGLKAKSYTGAQVRIVTDDAHTKARIVSIDDNKIHADLDAGHVVVVAGFQGVDEDGNITTLGRGGSDTTGVALAAALKADECQIYTDVDGVYTTDPRIVPEARRLDTITFEEMLELASLGSKVLQIRSVEFAGKYKVKLRVLSSFEEGGDGTLITFEDDDKMEKAIISGIAFNRDEAKITVLGVPDRPGIAYQILGPVAEANIDVDMIIQNVGADGTTDFTFTVHRNEYAKAIAILKGVQAHIGAREVVGDEKIAKVSVVGVGMRSHVGIASAMFRTLAEEGINIQMISTSEIKISVVIDEKYLELAVRVLHKAFNLDESSTPLLTTSK, from the coding sequence ATGGCACTGATCGTACAGAAATACGGGGGCACTTCGGTCGGCAACCCCGAACGGATAAAGAATGTCGCCCGGCGCGTGGCGCGCTTCCGCGGCCTCGGTCACCAGGTCGTGGTGGTGGTATCGGCCATGAGCGGCGAAACCAACCGCCTGCTGGCGCTGGCCAAGGAAATCCAGAGCACGCCCGACCCGCGCGAACTTGATGTCATGGTCTCCACCGGAGAACAGGTAACCATCGCCCTGCTCGCCATGGCGCTCAAGGATCTGGGCCTCAAGGCCAAAAGCTATACCGGCGCACAGGTGCGAATCGTCACCGACGACGCGCACACCAAGGCACGCATCGTTTCGATTGACGACAACAAAATCCATGCCGATCTCGATGCAGGCCACGTGGTCGTGGTCGCGGGCTTTCAGGGCGTGGACGAAGACGGCAACATCACCACCCTCGGCCGCGGCGGCTCGGACACCACCGGCGTTGCGCTGGCGGCCGCGCTCAAGGCCGACGAGTGCCAGATCTATACCGATGTGGACGGCGTCTATACCACCGATCCGCGCATCGTGCCGGAGGCACGCCGCCTGGACACCATCACCTTCGAGGAAATGCTGGAACTGGCCAGCCTCGGTTCAAAGGTGCTGCAGATCCGCTCGGTGGAATTCGCCGGCAAATACAAGGTAAAACTGCGCGTGCTCTCCAGCTTCGAAGAAGGCGGCGATGGCACGCTGATTACATTTGAGGACGACGATAAAATGGAAAAAGCGATTATTTCGGGCATCGCGTTCAATCGCGATGAAGCAAAAATCACCGTGCTAGGCGTACCCGACCGCCCGGGAATTGCTTACCAGATTCTGGGGCCGGTGGCGGAAGCCAACATCGACGTGGACATGATCATCCAGAACGTCGGCGCTGACGGCACCACCGATTTCACCTTCACGGTGCACCGTAACGAGTACGCAAAGGCCATCGCCATCCTGAAAGGGGTTCAGGCCCATATCGGCGCCCGTGAAGTAGTCGGCGACGAAAAAATCGCCAAGGTATCGGTAGTAGGCGTCGGCATGCGTTCCCACGTCGGCATCGCCAGCGCCATGTTCCGCACCCTGGCGGAAGAGGGCATCAACATCCAGATGATCTCCACCTCGGAAATCAAGATCTCCGTAGTGATCGACGAAAAATATCTGGAACTTGCCGTGCGCGTCCTGCACAAGGCATTCAACCTGGATGAAAGCAGCACACCGCTGCTGACCACAAGCAAGTAA